A single genomic interval of Alkalispirochaeta americana harbors:
- a CDS encoding mannose-1-phosphate guanylyltransferase/mannose-6-phosphate isomerase, whose protein sequence is MLVPVILAGGSGTRLWPVSREARPKQFLNLEGTSTLFQQTLLRLEGLATERPVIICNEDHRFLVAEQVRTLGLEHPSILLEPLGRNTAPAIALAALQAVLSGDDPLLLVLAADHHIPDVAAFREAILQAQELALGNNLVTFGVLPGYPATGYGYIHRGAALEPFGFALEAFVEKPDHATAQGYVDSGEYYWNSGMFVFKASAYLAALGEFSPDILQACRRAFEERRADRDFIWLNATLFGQCPGNSIDYAVMEKTRNGAVVPLDAGWNDIGSWSALWDVLEKDSCGNVCTGNVITADTKNSLIRAEKNLVVALGVEDLIIVETENEVMVVHKESAQAVKEIPALLEGWQETGVL, encoded by the coding sequence ATGCTCGTTCCCGTCATTTTAGCCGGAGGAAGCGGAACCCGTCTCTGGCCGGTATCTCGTGAGGCCAGACCAAAGCAGTTTCTGAACCTGGAAGGAACGAGTACGCTCTTTCAGCAAACGCTCCTGCGCCTGGAGGGGCTGGCCACGGAGCGTCCCGTCATTATCTGCAACGAAGACCATCGTTTTCTTGTGGCCGAGCAGGTTCGGACGCTTGGCCTGGAACACCCTTCTATTCTGCTGGAGCCCCTGGGGCGGAACACCGCCCCGGCCATTGCCCTTGCAGCACTCCAGGCGGTCTTGTCGGGGGATGATCCGCTATTGCTGGTTCTGGCAGCAGACCACCACATTCCCGATGTGGCGGCATTCCGGGAGGCGATCCTTCAGGCACAGGAGCTGGCCCTGGGGAACAACCTGGTAACTTTCGGTGTTCTCCCCGGGTATCCGGCAACGGGCTATGGCTACATACACCGTGGTGCAGCGCTTGAGCCGTTCGGGTTCGCCCTGGAGGCCTTTGTGGAAAAGCCCGACCACGCTACGGCACAGGGCTACGTTGATTCCGGTGAGTATTACTGGAACAGCGGAATGTTTGTGTTCAAGGCCAGTGCCTACCTTGCCGCTCTGGGCGAGTTCTCTCCTGATATCCTCCAGGCCTGCCGGCGGGCCTTTGAAGAACGCCGTGCCGACAGGGATTTTATCTGGCTCAATGCCACGCTCTTTGGCCAATGCCCGGGCAACTCGATTGACTACGCAGTGATGGAGAAGACGAGGAATGGCGCCGTTGTGCCTCTCGATGCGGGGTGGAACGATATCGGCTCCTGGTCTGCCCTGTGGGATGTCCTGGAGAAAGATTCCTGCGGCAATGTCTGCACGGGGAATGTGATCACCGCCGATACCAAAAATAGTTTGATCCGCGCCGAGAAGAACCTGGTTGTGGCTCTGGGTGTGGAAGATCTGATCATAGTCGAGACGGAGAACGAGGTGATGGTTGTTCACAAGGAGAGCGCCCAGGCGGTTAAGGAGATACCGGCGTTGCTTGAGGGATGGCAGGAAACCGGGGTGTTGTAG
- a CDS encoding GumC family protein, producing MSDQDPQHLPPQLPGNPTPQYDTVDLIDILGVLYRYKFLIIGLTGFAAVAVVIFAIISIVLPPDRSPLPNVYEPEAIILIDDGQSGSGGLQAALAARGLSGFPGLPSVGGGSYGELAVLLLRSNTLLDRLVDEFNIVERYDIDRFQKDDARKALRDRSTVTHRPETRTLHIRYEDIDPVFATDMVNRMVELLDQRFSTIGGNREARKRDLLQDKLIEIERDIAVLESEVKDFQRQYGTINPESYAREQVTMLAELRSRLIGTEIEARTYGEFATIHDPVAARLRAEAEQLRATIHEMEHRFFGGPREGGSNQAQIAGAREDIPELSIRFARLERELRVQARIYETLTEQYEVARLSAEDESLAFQILEMADVPERKSGPSRAVLCMVVTTATFFGSIFLVFLLNMVRNLKADPETMKRLRGRV from the coding sequence GTGAGTGATCAAGACCCACAGCACCTACCGCCACAGCTCCCGGGCAACCCTACGCCCCAGTACGACACGGTAGATCTCATAGACATACTTGGTGTGCTCTACCGCTACAAGTTTCTTATCATTGGTCTCACAGGCTTTGCTGCCGTCGCGGTGGTGATCTTTGCCATTATAAGCATTGTCCTTCCTCCGGACCGGAGCCCCCTGCCCAATGTGTATGAGCCTGAAGCCATCATTCTCATAGATGATGGGCAGTCTGGCTCCGGGGGGTTGCAAGCGGCCCTTGCCGCCCGGGGCCTAAGCGGCTTTCCGGGTCTTCCGAGCGTCGGGGGCGGCAGCTACGGTGAGCTTGCAGTGTTGCTTTTGCGTAGCAACACCTTGCTCGATCGTTTGGTAGATGAGTTTAACATTGTGGAGCGCTACGACATAGATAGATTTCAGAAGGATGACGCTCGCAAAGCACTGCGGGACCGTTCCACAGTCACTCACCGGCCCGAGACCCGCACGCTCCATATTCGATACGAGGACATAGACCCGGTCTTTGCTACCGATATGGTTAACCGCATGGTGGAGCTCCTGGATCAGCGTTTTTCCACCATTGGCGGAAACCGTGAGGCGCGCAAACGCGATTTGCTGCAGGACAAGCTCATAGAGATAGAGCGAGATATTGCCGTTCTGGAGTCGGAGGTGAAAGACTTTCAGCGCCAGTACGGCACCATTAACCCGGAGAGTTACGCCCGTGAGCAGGTGACGATGCTGGCAGAGCTGCGTTCCCGCCTCATTGGCACAGAGATAGAGGCTCGCACCTATGGCGAGTTTGCTACCATTCATGACCCGGTTGCAGCGCGTCTGCGGGCAGAGGCTGAGCAATTGCGTGCAACCATCCATGAGATGGAGCATCGGTTTTTTGGTGGACCACGAGAGGGTGGGAGCAATCAGGCCCAGATTGCCGGTGCCCGTGAAGATATTCCAGAGCTCTCTATCCGTTTTGCCCGTCTGGAACGGGAGCTGCGGGTACAGGCCCGCATTTATGAAACCCTTACCGAGCAGTATGAGGTGGCGCGCTTGAGTGCCGAGGATGAGTCCCTGGCTTTTCAGATCCTGGAAATGGCCGATGTGCCGGAGCGTAAGTCGGGCCCCAGCCGTGCGGTTCTATGCATGGTGGTAACAACTGCTACCTTCTTTGGTTCTATCTTCCTGGTGTTTCTGCTCAACATGGTGCGGAACCTCAAGGCGGACCCGGAGACCATGAAGCGTCTGCGGGGCAGGGTGTAG